The Pseudomonas azadiae genome contains a region encoding:
- the polA gene encoding DNA polymerase I codes for MSHAPLVLVDGSSYLYRAFHALPPLTTSKGLPTGAVKGVLNMLKSLRKQYPDSPFAVVFDAKGGTFRDDMYAEYKANRPSMPDDMRLQIEPLHQSVIALGFPLLCVEGVEADDVIGTLARSSAAADRPVVISTGDKDMAQLVDGHITLVNTMTGSAMDVEGVKEKFGVAPEQIIDYLALMGDSSDNIPGVPGIGPKTASGLLVGVNGGLKELYEQLDIVPTLPIRGAKTLPAKLEEHKEMAFLSYQLATIKIDVPLDVGLDDLHLIEPDREKLLELYTLLEFKSWFDEIQRDAKRIELKTPPTVAPAAETVVEAVATVAVETVYTTILDQPTFDLWLKKLNDATLFAFDTETTGIDAQKAQLVGVSFAVQPHEAAYVPLAHAYVGAPEQLDRDTVLLALKPLLEDPTKLKVGQHAKFDMNILANCAIGGDPAQGITLRGIAFDTMLESYVLNATATRHDMDSLAKKYLDYDTVTFQDIAGKGAKQLTFDQIALEQAGPYAAEDADVTLRLHQALHAQLAAFPSLASVLTDIEIPLVPVLARIERQGALVDKELLGIQSIELGNKMVELERQAFEIAGEAFNLGSPKQLGAILYEKLGMPVLKKTGKGQASTAEEVLAKLAEDDYPLPKVLMQYRSMSKLKSTYTDRLPEQINPRTGRVHTSYHQAVAATGRLSSSDPNLQNIPVRTAEGRRIRQAFIAPKGYKLLAADYSQIELRIMAHLSKDEGLMNAFRHDLDVHTATAAEVFKVELGEVTSDQRRSAKAINFGLIYGMGAQKLGKDIGVDTKTAKAYIDVYFARYPGVREYMERTRAQASDQGYVETFFGRRLYLPDIHSNKPQERAAAERTAINAPMQGTAADIIKKAMVLVDDWLTESGLDARVILQVHDELVLEVREDLVADVSAKIREHMSAAAQLDVPLLVEVGVGNNWDEAH; via the coding sequence ATGAGCCACGCACCCCTCGTCCTGGTGGACGGTTCTTCTTATCTGTACCGCGCCTTCCATGCGCTGCCACCGCTGACCACCTCCAAAGGCCTGCCCACCGGTGCGGTCAAGGGTGTGTTGAACATGCTCAAGAGCCTGCGCAAGCAATACCCGGACAGCCCGTTCGCGGTGGTGTTCGACGCCAAGGGTGGGACCTTTCGCGATGACATGTACGCCGAATACAAGGCCAACCGCCCAAGCATGCCCGATGACATGCGCCTGCAGATCGAGCCCCTGCACCAGAGCGTGATCGCGCTGGGCTTCCCGCTGTTGTGCGTCGAAGGCGTGGAGGCCGATGACGTGATCGGCACACTGGCCCGCAGCAGTGCGGCCGCCGACCGTCCGGTGGTGATTTCCACCGGTGACAAGGACATGGCGCAGCTGGTGGACGGGCACATTACCTTGGTCAACACCATGACCGGTAGCGCAATGGACGTGGAGGGCGTAAAGGAGAAATTCGGCGTCGCTCCGGAGCAGATCATTGACTATCTGGCGTTGATGGGCGATTCGTCCGACAACATTCCGGGTGTTCCTGGCATCGGCCCGAAAACCGCGTCCGGCTTGTTGGTCGGTGTCAATGGCGGCCTCAAAGAGCTCTACGAGCAGCTCGATATTGTGCCGACCCTGCCTATTCGCGGCGCCAAGACGTTGCCGGCCAAGCTTGAGGAACACAAGGAGATGGCGTTCCTTTCCTATCAGTTGGCAACGATCAAGATCGACGTGCCGCTCGATGTTGGCCTGGACGACTTGCACCTGATCGAGCCGGACCGCGAGAAGCTCCTGGAGCTTTACACCCTGCTGGAATTCAAGAGCTGGTTCGATGAGATCCAGCGCGATGCCAAGCGTATCGAGCTCAAGACGCCGCCGACCGTTGCGCCTGCGGCAGAAACGGTCGTTGAGGCTGTCGCGACGGTTGCTGTGGAAACTGTCTACACCACCATCCTCGACCAACCCACGTTTGACCTTTGGCTGAAGAAGCTCAACGACGCTACATTGTTTGCCTTCGACACCGAGACCACCGGGATCGACGCCCAGAAGGCGCAGTTGGTCGGGGTTTCCTTCGCCGTGCAGCCCCATGAAGCGGCCTACGTTCCGCTGGCCCATGCCTACGTCGGTGCACCGGAGCAGTTGGACCGCGACACGGTGTTGCTGGCCCTTAAGCCGCTGCTGGAAGACCCGACCAAGCTCAAGGTTGGCCAACATGCCAAGTTCGACATGAACATCCTGGCCAACTGCGCCATCGGTGGCGACCCGGCTCAGGGCATTACCCTGCGTGGCATCGCCTTCGACACCATGCTTGAGTCTTATGTACTGAACGCCACCGCAACCCGGCATGACATGGACAGCCTGGCCAAGAAATACCTCGACTATGACACCGTCACTTTCCAGGACATCGCCGGCAAGGGCGCCAAGCAGCTGACCTTCGACCAGATCGCACTGGAGCAGGCCGGGCCTTATGCAGCGGAAGATGCCGATGTCACCTTGCGCCTGCATCAGGCATTGCACGCGCAACTGGCGGCCTTTCCGAGCCTGGCCAGTGTGCTGACGGACATCGAGATCCCGTTGGTGCCGGTGCTGGCACGCATCGAGCGCCAGGGGGCGCTGGTCGACAAGGAGCTGTTGGGTATCCAGAGCATCGAGCTGGGCAACAAGATGGTCGAACTCGAGCGCCAGGCGTTCGAGATCGCCGGCGAGGCGTTCAACCTGGGTTCGCCCAAGCAGCTCGGCGCGATTCTGTACGAAAAGCTTGGCATGCCCGTGTTGAAAAAAACCGGCAAGGGCCAGGCGTCGACCGCCGAAGAAGTGCTGGCCAAGCTGGCCGAAGATGACTATCCGCTGCCCAAGGTGCTGATGCAGTACCGCAGCATGAGTAAGCTCAAAAGTACCTACACCGACCGCCTGCCGGAACAGATCAACCCGCGTACCGGGCGGGTTCATACGTCCTATCACCAGGCGGTGGCGGCAACGGGGCGTTTGTCGTCCAGTGACCCGAACCTGCAGAACATCCCCGTGCGCACCGCCGAAGGGCGGCGGATCCGCCAAGCGTTCATCGCGCCCAAGGGTTACAAGCTGTTGGCGGCGGACTACTCGCAGATCGAGTTGCGGATCATGGCGCACCTGTCCAAGGACGAAGGGCTGATGAACGCGTTCCGCCACGACCTCGATGTGCACACCGCCACGGCTGCCGAGGTATTCAAGGTCGAATTGGGCGAAGTCACCTCTGATCAGCGCCGCAGCGCCAAGGCGATCAACTTCGGTCTGATCTATGGGATGGGCGCACAGAAGCTGGGCAAGGACATCGGCGTCGACACCAAGACGGCCAAGGCTTACATCGATGTGTACTTTGCCCGCTATCCCGGGGTTCGCGAGTACATGGAGCGCACCCGCGCCCAGGCTTCCGATCAGGGCTATGTCGAAACTTTCTTCGGGCGCAGGCTTTACCTGCCCGATATCCACTCCAACAAGCCGCAGGAGCGCGCGGCCGCGGAACGTACCGCGATCAATGCGCCGATGCAGGGCACGGCGGCGGACATCATCAAGAAAGCCATGGTGCTGGTGGATGACTGGCTCACCGAGTCGGGCCTGGATGCCAGGGTTATCCTGCAGGTGCACGATGAACTGGTGCTGGAGGTGCGTGAGGACCTGGTGGCCGACGTCAGCGCGAAGATTCGCGAGCACATGAGCGCCGCTGCCCAGTTGGACGTGCCGCTGCTGGTGGAGGTGGGCGTGGGTAATAACTGGGACGAGGCACACTGA
- the yihA gene encoding ribosome biogenesis GTP-binding protein YihA/YsxC, which yields MQLKNPILGLCQQSTFMLSAAKVDQCPDDEGFEVAFAGRSNAGKSSALNTLTHASLARTSKTPGRTQLLNFFKLDDDRRLVDLPGYGYAKVPIPLKLHWQRHLEAYLGGRESLKGLILMMDIRHPMTDFDLLMLDWAVASGMPMHILLTKADKLTYGAAKNTLLKVQSEIRKGWGDAITIQLFSAPKRMGLEDAYTVLAGWMELADKGAELAE from the coding sequence ATGCAACTCAAGAATCCCATCCTCGGCCTGTGCCAACAGTCCACGTTCATGCTCAGCGCCGCCAAAGTTGACCAATGCCCCGATGACGAAGGCTTTGAAGTCGCCTTTGCCGGTCGTTCCAATGCCGGTAAGTCCAGCGCACTGAACACCCTGACTCACGCCAGCCTGGCCCGCACCTCGAAAACACCGGGTCGCACACAGCTCCTCAACTTCTTCAAGCTAGACGATGATCGGCGTCTGGTCGACCTGCCGGGCTACGGTTATGCAAAAGTACCTATCCCGCTGAAGCTGCATTGGCAGCGTCACCTGGAGGCTTACCTGGGTGGTCGGGAGAGCTTGAAGGGTCTGATCCTGATGATGGACATCCGCCATCCGATGACCGACTTCGACCTGCTGATGCTCGACTGGGCCGTCGCCAGCGGCATGCCGATGCATATCCTGCTGACCAAGGCCGACAAGCTGACCTACGGTGCCGCAAAGAACACCCTGCTCAAAGTACAGTCTGAAATTCGTAAAGGCTGGGGCGACGCGATCACCATCCAGCTGTTCTCGGCGCCAAAACGCATGGGCCTGGAAGACGCATACACCGTGCTGGCCGGCTGGATGGAACTGGCGGACAAAGGCGCGGAACTCGCGGAATAA
- a CDS encoding c-type cytochrome — translation MNKLIVSLLLTLGITGAGVAAEGPLKGDATAGQAKAAVCGACHGPDGNSPAPNFPKLAGQGERYLTKQMQDIKSGKRTVLEMTGLLTNTNDQDMADIAAYFASQKGSVGAADPKLVARGEKLFRGGDLEKGLPACTGCHSPNGAGIAAAGFPHLSGQHATYIAKQLTDFRKEEAGRANDGDAMIMRTIARKLSDEDIAAVSSYIQGLH, via the coding sequence ATGAACAAACTGATCGTGAGTCTGCTGTTGACCTTGGGCATCACAGGCGCTGGCGTCGCTGCAGAGGGCCCCCTGAAAGGTGACGCCACTGCCGGTCAAGCGAAGGCCGCCGTATGTGGTGCCTGCCATGGGCCGGATGGTAACAGTCCGGCACCGAACTTCCCCAAACTGGCCGGCCAGGGCGAGCGTTACCTGACCAAGCAGATGCAGGATATCAAAAGCGGCAAGCGTACAGTCCTGGAAATGACGGGCTTGCTGACCAACACCAACGATCAGGACATGGCGGATATCGCGGCGTACTTCGCCAGCCAGAAAGGCAGCGTGGGAGCTGCCGATCCGAAACTTGTGGCTCGCGGAGAGAAACTGTTCCGCGGCGGCGACCTGGAAAAAGGCCTGCCTGCCTGCACCGGTTGCCATTCGCCAAACGGCGCCGGTATCGCCGCCGCGGGCTTCCCCCACCTGAGTGGCCAGCACGCCACCTACATCGCCAAGCAGTTGACCGATTTCCGTAAGGAAGAGGCCGGGCGAGCCAACGATGGCGATGCGATGATCATGCGCACGATCGCCCGCAAGCTCAGTGATGAAGACATCGCAGCCGTCTCCAGCTACATCCAGGGTCTGCACTGA
- the dsbA gene encoding thiol:disulfide interchange protein DsbA: MRNLILSAALVTASLFGMTAQAADVPLEAGKTYVELANPVPVSVPGKIEVVELFWYGCPHCYAFEPTINPWVEKLPKDVNFKRIPAMFGGPWDAHGQLFLTLEAMGVEHKVHNAVFNAIQKEGKRLTKPDEMADFVATQGVDKEKFLATFNSFAIQGQIKQAKELAQKYGVQGVPTMIVNGKYRFDLGTTGGPEATLNVADQLIAKERAAK; encoded by the coding sequence ATGCGTAATCTGATCCTCAGCGCCGCTCTCGTCACTGCCAGCCTCTTCGGCATGACCGCACAAGCTGCCGACGTGCCGCTTGAAGCCGGTAAAACCTACGTTGAATTGGCCAACCCGGTTCCGGTTTCGGTGCCTGGCAAGATCGAAGTGGTGGAGCTGTTCTGGTACGGCTGCCCGCATTGCTACGCCTTTGAGCCGACGATCAACCCATGGGTTGAGAAACTGCCCAAGGATGTGAACTTCAAACGTATCCCGGCCATGTTCGGTGGCCCGTGGGATGCCCACGGCCAATTGTTCCTGACCCTGGAAGCCATGGGCGTAGAGCACAAGGTGCACAACGCCGTATTCAACGCGATCCAGAAAGAAGGCAAGCGCCTGACCAAGCCGGACGAGATGGCTGACTTCGTCGCCACCCAGGGCGTGGACAAGGAAAAATTCCTGGCCACCTTCAACTCCTTCGCAATCCAGGGCCAGATCAAGCAGGCCAAGGAACTGGCGCAGAAGTATGGCGTGCAAGGCGTACCGACCATGATCGTCAACGGCAAGTACCGTTTCGACCTGGGCACTACCGGTGGCCCCGAGGCGACCCTCAATGTTGCTGACCAGTTGATCGCCAAAGAGCGCGCAGCCAAGTAA
- a CDS encoding endonuclease/exonuclease/phosphatase family protein, producing MRRWGTERVVGLHDPQVNEHHLETTGLPPDSRLRLLSFNIQVGISTEKYRHYLTRGWQHLLPHNGRAGNLQKIGNLLHDFDLVALQEADGGSMRSGYINQVEHLAQLGAFPYWYQQLNRNLGRLAQHSNGVLSRLKPSAIEDHPLPGPKGRGAILVRFGEGPEALVVVMMHLALGARTRTMQLAYIRELIGNYKHQVLMGDMNTHASDLLLNSPLRDLGLLAPQAEATFPSWRPQRCLDHILLSPTLTLESVQVLAQPISDHLPVAVEIRLPGSLTADALPALSPGTGGPLA from the coding sequence ATGCGACGCTGGGGTACCGAACGTGTGGTTGGCCTGCATGATCCGCAGGTCAACGAGCATCACCTGGAAACCACAGGCCTGCCGCCGGACAGCCGCCTGCGCCTGCTGAGCTTCAATATTCAGGTAGGCATCAGTACCGAGAAGTATCGGCACTACCTCACCCGTGGCTGGCAGCATTTGCTGCCCCACAATGGGCGTGCCGGCAACCTGCAAAAAATCGGCAACCTGTTGCACGACTTTGACCTTGTCGCGCTGCAGGAAGCCGACGGCGGCAGCATGCGCTCCGGTTACATCAACCAGGTGGAGCATCTGGCTCAGCTGGGCGCCTTCCCGTATTGGTACCAACAACTCAATCGCAACCTCGGGCGCCTGGCCCAGCACAGCAATGGCGTGCTCAGCCGCTTGAAACCCTCCGCTATCGAAGACCATCCGCTGCCTGGCCCCAAGGGGCGGGGTGCGATCCTCGTGCGGTTTGGCGAAGGCCCGGAGGCCCTGGTAGTGGTGATGATGCATCTGGCGTTGGGTGCACGCACCCGCACGATGCAACTGGCCTACATCCGCGAGCTGATTGGCAATTACAAACACCAGGTGCTGATGGGCGACATGAACACCCACGCCAGCGACCTGTTGCTCAATTCTCCGTTGCGCGACCTCGGGCTGTTGGCGCCGCAAGCCGAAGCCACGTTCCCAAGCTGGCGCCCGCAACGCTGTCTTGACCATATCCTGCTCAGCCCTACCCTCACCCTCGAGAGTGTGCAGGTGCTGGCGCAGCCCATCTCCGACCACCTGCCGGTCGCTGTAGAGATTCGTCTGCCGGGTTCGCTCACGGCTGATGCATTGCCCGCGTTGAGCCCAGGCACCGGCGGACCTCTTGCATGA
- a CDS encoding GGDEF domain-containing protein yields the protein MSDDAQRWKEKYLKSIEQQEKLERRWAARLDLLRRGLVRSTLAAEGTDLAVDQCMKEMRDVVRTDDMDAALAALLPRLEKAVLDSEQRRETRIDQMSTALTSLVTQLQKLPLPREVARPLKTFAKQLDGRVGQAREMPLLLSELSGLQGQALDNLEPDGETTRPGPGLLQRLFGTKEVSNEAVTNEPAPGPVPQALVAKPAAAPDAEAAPPEQSQELTQALRAFAPQPEVVAPAAEPASPARPAESASETFVYEAPAQAAPVDAPLAHVEPEPAAQEPAPESALAAFIETPETPEVPVEVLNETVIGSLSLPPVLDAEEPDPDELQSDGPYSLPDSPEPSYSSVAKHIEDTLLGLLDELGLPERHRPQAEAMRERLAHGLNWYELLPILDDLAVLMLAITDSGQHEFEAYLKQLNERLEAFQGHLQVASDGHADSRSAARELDTQIREQVDGLQSSVQEAADLDSLKHVLESHLEGLLGTMDEHQQQRDQREQETAARLKGLAERVANMEQEAQGYRDHLEVQRQKALIDPLTGLPNRAAWSERLDQEVNTWHQRGNNLSLAMLDLDHFKRINDGYGHLAGDKVLKIIANVLHKRLRPSDFIARFGGEEFVLLMPDSSLTQALAAGEALRAAIEACPFHFKGEPVTITVSMGVAQLEPGERSDLALKRADAALYRAKAAGRNQVQAA from the coding sequence ATGAGCGACGACGCCCAGCGCTGGAAAGAGAAATACCTTAAAAGCATCGAGCAGCAAGAAAAGCTCGAACGCCGCTGGGCCGCCCGCCTCGACCTGCTGCGTCGCGGGCTGGTGCGCAGCACGCTGGCTGCTGAAGGCACCGACCTGGCGGTAGACCAATGCATGAAGGAAATGCGTGATGTCGTGCGCACGGATGATATGGACGCCGCCCTCGCCGCTTTGCTGCCGCGCCTGGAAAAGGCCGTGCTGGATTCGGAACAGCGCCGCGAGACTCGCATCGACCAGATGAGTACCGCGCTGACGTCCCTGGTTACACAGCTGCAAAAGCTGCCATTACCCCGCGAGGTCGCCCGACCGCTGAAGACCTTCGCCAAGCAGTTGGACGGGCGTGTCGGCCAGGCGCGCGAGATGCCCTTGTTGCTCAGCGAATTGAGCGGCTTGCAGGGCCAGGCGCTGGACAACCTGGAGCCGGACGGCGAAACCACGCGCCCAGGTCCGGGGCTCTTGCAGCGTCTGTTTGGTACCAAGGAAGTCTCGAATGAGGCGGTGACCAATGAGCCTGCGCCCGGCCCGGTACCACAAGCGCTTGTGGCCAAGCCTGCCGCCGCACCGGACGCCGAGGCTGCACCGCCCGAGCAGTCGCAAGAGCTGACGCAAGCCTTGCGCGCCTTTGCGCCGCAGCCTGAAGTGGTAGCCCCGGCAGCCGAGCCAGCTTCGCCCGCAAGACCTGCCGAAAGCGCCAGTGAAACCTTTGTCTATGAAGCCCCGGCGCAGGCAGCGCCTGTTGATGCGCCACTGGCGCATGTCGAACCTGAACCTGCGGCACAAGAGCCAGCACCGGAAAGTGCCCTCGCCGCCTTTATTGAAACGCCTGAAACGCCTGAAGTGCCAGTCGAAGTACTGAATGAGACGGTCATTGGCAGCCTGTCGCTCCCACCTGTGCTGGATGCCGAGGAGCCGGACCCTGATGAATTGCAATCGGACGGTCCCTATTCCTTACCCGACTCGCCGGAGCCGTCCTACAGCTCCGTGGCCAAGCACATCGAAGACACCCTGCTCGGCCTGCTGGACGAACTGGGGTTGCCTGAGCGCCATCGACCCCAGGCCGAAGCCATGCGTGAGCGCCTTGCCCACGGGCTGAACTGGTACGAGCTGCTGCCCATCCTCGACGACCTGGCCGTCTTGATGCTGGCGATCACCGACAGCGGCCAGCATGAGTTCGAGGCTTACCTCAAGCAGCTTAACGAGCGTCTCGAAGCGTTCCAGGGGCATCTGCAGGTCGCCAGCGATGGTCATGCCGATAGCCGTTCCGCGGCTCGGGAGCTGGACACGCAAATCCGCGAACAAGTCGACGGCCTGCAAAGCAGCGTGCAGGAAGCCGCCGACCTGGACAGCCTCAAGCACGTACTGGAAAGCCACCTGGAAGGCCTGCTGGGCACCATGGATGAGCATCAGCAGCAGCGCGACCAACGCGAGCAGGAAACGGCGGCGCGCTTGAAGGGTCTGGCCGAGCGCGTTGCCAATATGGAACAGGAAGCCCAGGGCTACCGCGATCACTTGGAGGTGCAACGCCAGAAGGCCCTGATCGATCCGCTCACCGGGCTGCCGAACCGCGCAGCCTGGAGCGAGCGCCTCGATCAGGAGGTCAATACCTGGCACCAGCGTGGTAACAACCTATCGCTGGCGATGTTGGACCTGGATCATTTCAAGCGCATCAACGATGGCTACGGTCATCTGGCGGGTGACAAAGTGCTGAAGATCATCGCCAACGTGTTGCACAAACGCCTGCGCCCCAGCGACTTCATTGCGCGCTTTGGCGGTGAAGAGTTTGTACTGCTCATGCCTGACTCGTCCTTGACGCAGGCGCTGGCGGCGGGTGAGGCGTTGCGCGCAGCCATTGAAGCGTGCCCGTTTCACTTCAAGGGCGAGCCAGTGACGATCACCGTGTCCATGGGCGTGGCGCAGTTGGAGCCGGGCGAGCGCAGTGATCTGGCGCTCAAGCGTGCGGATGCGGCGTTGTACCGGGCCAAGGCCGCGGGGCGCAATCAGGTGCAAGCCGCTTGA
- a CDS encoding N-acetylmuramoyl-L-alanine amidase, which yields MKSLYVAFVFLLLAGCASGPRLDTHHPSVNHDNRVQFVIVHYTSADLERSLALLTHGQVSSHYLIGDDAGATIYKLVDESQRAWHAGESEWTGRTWLNSSSIGIEIVNPGYKDTPTGRLWYPYSEAQVKSLVVLLKDISQRNGIDPKNIIGHSDIAPLRKLDPGPLFPWKRLAAEGLGVWPDAQAVARFQVQYASELPSITWFQEELARLGYQTPQTGELDVATRHVIAAFQMHFRPSLFDGTPDAESAAILRALNRR from the coding sequence ATGAAATCCTTGTATGTCGCCTTTGTGTTTCTTCTGCTTGCAGGCTGCGCCAGCGGGCCGCGCCTGGACACCCATCATCCGTCGGTGAATCACGATAACCGTGTGCAGTTCGTGATCGTCCATTACACCTCGGCCGACCTTGAACGCTCCCTGGCCTTGCTCACCCACGGGCAGGTCAGCAGCCATTACCTGATCGGCGACGACGCCGGCGCCACTATCTATAAGTTGGTGGACGAGAGCCAGCGCGCCTGGCACGCCGGCGAAAGCGAGTGGACGGGCCGCACCTGGCTCAACTCCAGCTCCATCGGTATCGAGATCGTGAACCCCGGCTACAAGGACACGCCGACTGGCCGCCTGTGGTATCCGTATTCTGAAGCGCAGGTGAAATCCCTGGTGGTATTGCTCAAGGACATCAGCCAGCGCAACGGCATCGACCCGAAGAACATCATTGGCCACAGTGATATCGCGCCGCTGCGCAAGCTCGACCCAGGCCCCTTGTTCCCGTGGAAGCGCCTTGCCGCTGAAGGGCTGGGCGTTTGGCCGGATGCCCAAGCGGTTGCTCGTTTCCAGGTGCAATATGCCAGCGAGCTGCCGAGCATCACCTGGTTCCAGGAAGAATTGGCGCGCTTGGGCTATCAGACGCCCCAGACCGGCGAGTTGGACGTGGCCACGCGTCATGTGATTGCAGCGTTCCAGATGCATTTCCGGCCGTCGCTGTTTGATGGTACGCCCGATGCGGAAAGTGCCGCGATCCTGCGTGCGTTGAACCGGCGTTAG
- a CDS encoding ATP-binding protein encodes MKLAMKLRTRLFLSISALITVALLGLILGLVSVMQMAKTQESLIRSNFVTLELGLKLRQSLGDQLILMLVERPNPKALEASKRQYFDLLDQGIAHEREDGRTSGFSRARVDYLNFLKAFEESQPASLVSGNNERLTQTFNVLRNGLIAEHKRALETINTSEHKSQARALLIAGLLGLVGIAVLIIGFVTAHGIARRFGGPIEALAKAADKIGQGDFEVTLPISSAAEMNQLTRRFGIMAEALRQHQATNVDELLAGQQRLQAVLDSIDDGLLMIDRQGRLEHLNPVAQRQLGWDEGRLGQGLGEALARPELDEQLQLVLRGGNLERAPDDLEVEVEGELRLLTYSLTPVSHTQGHILGAVMVLHDVTEQRAFERVRSEFVLRASHELRTPVTGMHMAFGLFRERAKFPAESREADLLDTVNEEMQRLMQLINDLLNFSRYQNGLQKLTLGPCDVTDLLEHARARFAEPANAQNIELLVEAQPDLPRLYADQAQLERVLDNLLGNAMRHTAAGGQIRLQARRHGERVIVSVEDNGEGIAYGQQGRIFEPFVQVGRKKGGAGLGLALCKEIVQLHGGRMGVYSRPGQGTQFYMALPL; translated from the coding sequence ATGAAGCTAGCGATGAAACTGCGCACTCGGTTGTTCCTGAGTATCTCAGCGCTGATCACCGTTGCCCTGTTGGGTCTGATCCTGGGCTTGGTCAGCGTCATGCAAATGGCCAAGACCCAGGAGTCTCTGATCCGCAGTAATTTCGTCACGCTGGAGCTCGGGCTGAAACTGCGCCAGAGCCTCGGTGACCAGTTGATTCTGATGCTTGTAGAACGCCCCAATCCAAAAGCGCTGGAGGCTTCCAAGCGGCAATACTTCGACTTGCTGGACCAGGGCATCGCCCACGAGCGGGAGGACGGCAGGACCAGCGGATTCAGCCGCGCGCGCGTCGACTATCTGAACTTCCTGAAAGCGTTTGAAGAATCCCAGCCTGCCTCGTTGGTCAGCGGCAATAACGAGCGTCTCACCCAAACGTTCAACGTATTACGCAACGGCTTGATCGCCGAGCATAAACGAGCCCTGGAAACCATCAATACGAGTGAGCACAAGTCTCAGGCCCGCGCTTTACTGATCGCCGGGCTGTTGGGCTTGGTGGGAATCGCGGTGCTGATCATTGGCTTTGTCACCGCCCATGGCATCGCTCGACGTTTCGGCGGCCCGATCGAAGCGCTGGCCAAGGCGGCTGACAAGATCGGCCAAGGTGATTTCGAAGTGACGCTGCCGATTTCGTCGGCAGCGGAGATGAACCAACTGACACGCCGCTTCGGCATCATGGCCGAGGCGTTGCGCCAGCATCAGGCGACCAACGTCGATGAGCTGCTGGCCGGCCAACAGCGCCTGCAAGCCGTGCTCGACAGCATCGACGATGGCCTGCTGATGATTGACCGCCAAGGCCGTCTCGAGCACCTCAACCCGGTGGCCCAGCGCCAGTTGGGCTGGGACGAGGGGCGTCTCGGCCAGGGTCTTGGCGAGGCGCTGGCGCGCCCGGAACTGGATGAGCAACTGCAACTGGTCCTGCGTGGCGGCAACCTGGAGAGGGCGCCGGACGATCTTGAGGTGGAAGTCGAAGGCGAACTGCGCCTGCTGACCTACAGCCTGACGCCGGTGAGCCATACCCAAGGGCACATCCTCGGTGCGGTGATGGTGCTGCATGACGTCACCGAACAGCGCGCCTTCGAGCGAGTGCGCAGCGAGTTCGTATTACGCGCCTCCCATGAGCTACGTACGCCCGTCACTGGCATGCACATGGCGTTCGGGCTGTTCCGCGAACGCGCCAAGTTCCCTGCAGAGTCCCGTGAAGCGGACCTGCTGGATACGGTCAACGAAGAAATGCAGCGCTTGATGCAGTTGATCAACGACCTGCTCAACTTCTCGCGCTACCAGAACGGCCTGCAGAAACTCACGCTGGGGCCGTGCGACGTGACCGACCTGCTGGAGCATGCACGCGCACGTTTCGCCGAACCGGCCAACGCGCAAAACATCGAACTGCTGGTAGAAGCTCAACCCGACTTGCCCCGGCTATATGCGGACCAGGCACAGTTGGAGCGGGTACTCGACAACCTGTTGGGCAACGCCATGCGCCACACCGCTGCGGGCGGGCAGATTCGCCTGCAAGCGCGCCGCCATGGCGAGCGGGTGATTGTCAGCGTTGAGGATAACGGCGAAGGCATCGCCTATGGGCAGCAGGGGCGGATCTTCGAACCGTTCGTGCAGGTGGGCCGCAAGAAGGGCGGCGCCGGCCTGGGCCTGGCGCTGTGCAAGGAGATTGTGCAACTCCACGGTGGCCGCATGGGCGTGTATTCGCGGCCGGGCCAGGGCACTCAGTTCTATATGGCGTTGCCGCTCTAA